A genomic stretch from Bacillus sp. N1-1 includes:
- a CDS encoding acyl-CoA dehydrogenase family protein, producing the protein MDLRLTDEQVMVQKTIRKFVENELIPLENDVLRNERAGKPGISTEKMEELQQKAKKAGFWGINTPEEYGGANLGQMMLAIVMMEVSKTFVPFRFGGSADNILYYANDEQKEKYLLSTINGEKKSCFAMTEPGAGSDTRNIKMTAVRDGDEWILNGEKTFITGGNEADFVMVIAITDKEKHAETGRDGVTCFIVDREMGWKSEYIHTMGEWGPAGLVFDNVRVPHENILGEVDGGYNLGLEWIGFARWIVGATAVGAGERLLKMAIDYANERETFGKPIAERQAIQWQIADSAVEIEAAKWLVLNAAYTLDEGKDNRQLASMAKLYGSNMGNRVVDRVLQIHGGMGYTKELPIERWYREARLWRIYDGTDEIQRLIIARNLLKGHVKVGQYA; encoded by the coding sequence ATGGATTTACGATTAACCGACGAACAAGTTATGGTGCAAAAAACAATTCGCAAATTTGTAGAGAACGAATTAATTCCGTTAGAAAATGATGTGCTTCGCAATGAACGTGCTGGAAAACCAGGTATTTCTACTGAAAAGATGGAAGAGCTTCAGCAAAAAGCTAAAAAAGCAGGGTTTTGGGGTATTAATACACCGGAAGAATACGGTGGGGCTAACCTTGGTCAAATGATGCTTGCGATCGTGATGATGGAAGTTTCTAAAACGTTTGTCCCATTCCGCTTCGGTGGATCAGCTGATAATATTCTTTATTACGCAAATGACGAACAGAAAGAAAAGTATCTTCTTTCAACGATAAATGGTGAAAAGAAATCTTGTTTTGCGATGACGGAGCCTGGCGCTGGTTCTGATACGCGTAATATTAAAATGACGGCTGTACGTGATGGGGATGAGTGGATTCTTAACGGTGAGAAAACGTTTATTACTGGTGGAAATGAAGCTGACTTTGTCATGGTGATCGCGATTACAGATAAAGAAAAGCATGCCGAAACGGGTAGAGACGGAGTTACTTGCTTTATCGTAGACCGTGAGATGGGTTGGAAGTCCGAATACATTCACACAATGGGAGAATGGGGACCGGCAGGATTAGTGTTTGATAATGTGAGGGTACCACATGAGAATATTCTAGGTGAAGTTGATGGCGGTTACAACCTTGGTCTGGAATGGATTGGTTTTGCTCGATGGATTGTCGGTGCAACAGCTGTCGGGGCTGGTGAACGCTTACTTAAAATGGCGATTGACTACGCGAATGAAAGAGAAACGTTTGGCAAACCAATTGCAGAACGCCAGGCAATTCAATGGCAAATTGCAGATTCTGCTGTTGAGATTGAAGCTGCTAAATGGCTCGTTTTAAACGCTGCTTATACCCTCGATGAAGGAAAAGATAATCGACAGCTCGCTTCCATGGCTAAGCTATATGGTTCAAATATGGGCAATCGCGTTGTTGACCGTGTTTTACAAATTCATGGAGGAATGGGTTATACAAAGGAGCTCCCAATCGAACGCTGGTATCGTGAAGCTCGTCTTTGGAGGATCTATGATGGGACAGACGAAATTCAACGCTTAATCATTGCTCGAAACCTCTTGAAAGGACATGTGAAGGTAGGACAATACGCTTAG
- a CDS encoding MaoC family dehydratase N-terminal domain-containing protein yields the protein MFESLIGTRSTPVKNIIERGSLKALSKAIGDDSPLYLDESVGKRSRYGENIAPPTYPRVFDYGVIQDLDLPNVGLIHGKQSFHYERPLLAGETVMCSTSLENYYERNGKSGLLGFLLLKRYGEEPGGKLIFTEEQVVIITEAVREGMSS from the coding sequence ATGTTTGAATCACTTATTGGTACACGATCGACTCCTGTAAAAAATATCATAGAACGCGGCTCTTTGAAAGCGTTATCAAAAGCAATCGGGGATGACTCACCGCTTTATCTTGATGAGTCAGTTGGAAAACGCTCAAGGTATGGAGAAAACATTGCACCGCCTACATATCCCAGAGTGTTTGATTATGGTGTAATTCAAGACTTAGACTTGCCTAATGTCGGATTGATTCATGGAAAGCAATCTTTCCACTATGAGCGTCCGCTTTTGGCAGGGGAAACCGTCATGTGTTCCACTTCGCTTGAAAATTACTATGAGCGCAATGGAAAGAGTGGTTTACTCGGATTTCTTTTATTAAAGCGGTATGGAGAAGAGCCAGGAGGAAAATTAATTTTTACAGAAGAGCAAGTAGTGATTATTACTGAAGCTGTAAGAGAGGGGATGAGTTCTTGA
- a CDS encoding MaoC/PaaZ C-terminal domain-containing protein gives MNIVEEFSVGTPLEIKLPPVSRLDLIKYAGASGDFNPIHTIDEEASKAGLPGIIAHGMWTMGNLAKLFTPYYEEVFLEDYSVAFKGMVFLNDVLTLKASLVSIQNDRYYFDVTALNQKNEAVVKGSAVLKRF, from the coding sequence TTGAACATAGTAGAAGAATTTAGTGTCGGAACACCATTGGAAATAAAGCTCCCCCCAGTTTCTAGGTTAGATCTTATCAAATATGCAGGCGCATCGGGCGATTTCAATCCAATTCATACGATTGATGAAGAAGCTTCAAAAGCAGGACTTCCAGGTATTATTGCACATGGGATGTGGACAATGGGTAACTTAGCGAAATTGTTCACTCCATATTATGAAGAAGTCTTTCTTGAAGATTATTCTGTTGCCTTCAAAGGAATGGTTTTCTTAAATGATGTGCTTACACTAAAAGCTTCTCTTGTATCGATCCAGAACGATCGTTATTATTTTGATGTAACTGCGCTTAATCAGAAAAACGAAGCAGTTGTAAAAGGCTCTGCTGTTTTAAAAAGGTTTTAA